In a genomic window of Ignavibacteria bacterium:
- a CDS encoding helix-turn-helix domain-containing protein: MLQSVSPDELSALIHAAVESAHKQASPKPPPDPKQEDRVLTRQEAAQYLRISLPTLSRRIKDGTIPVVHVCGRTLIRRKDLDALLGVTSALGQSNGGGHE; the protein is encoded by the coding sequence ATGCTTCAATCCGTCTCACCTGACGAGTTAAGCGCCCTCATTCATGCTGCTGTCGAATCAGCGCACAAGCAGGCGAGCCCGAAGCCGCCACCCGATCCGAAACAAGAGGATCGGGTTTTGACGAGACAGGAGGCAGCGCAGTATCTGCGCATAAGCCTCCCTACCCTATCGCGCCGCATCAAGGACGGAACCATACCGGTCGTCCACGTTTGCGGACGCACGCTCATCCGCCGCAAAGACCTCGATGCACTGCTCGGTGTCACTTCCGCTCTTGGTCAATCCAACGGAGGTGGCCATGAGTAA
- a CDS encoding DUF3987 domain-containing protein, whose amino-acid sequence MTSHYLYRDKSSDLQYRVVVDRTNHCKKTVFQQRYVDGEFVNGMIGVILLLFRLPELLAAIARGETVYICEGEKDVMRLVGLGLVATTNTGGAGKWLAEYAQYFDGARVVIVGDIDEVGRLHVQQVIDSLLAHGNLASLRVVDLTTLGRPLPPKGDVSDFLDAGGSIHEVTMAAESAPELVVAEGEGVEHPTIHVDKLPALLNRIVSTEVDVQDQLTLLLSCLVTLGSFMTTVTMIVAGRALFPMLYLMIIGAAGTGKGLASISRDLVYEIHKSKKDEYRRQLATYEYERDAHAAMKSKDPAPKPPGQLSLIVPGNSTAPVILEAMGNNPSSLTHETEADVLATMLKADYGDLSGVMRQAYSHEPVSFGRARLNDILEVAVPRLAICISGTPGQVASFFRDSENGLVSRFAFHVLTRRSKYKDQFDRTLWNVQSIGKQFADRVKTLYEEIRNPDNTSIEVCLTDQQRSTLRPLMEASDVLAEDDGDSHTAAVRRNPILIARFATVLTISRFIAVDGEDHLTVDALSHLERGQFCIYVSDDDFDTAISLARYALQTAHSIGGLLPENTPSVLKRSQRCAQAWYNSLPQEFERKDAVNSGMTHGLSTRTVDRKLNEPALFIRTRPGFYSKTAHGKVAT is encoded by the coding sequence ATGACAAGCCACTACCTGTATCGTGACAAATCCAGCGACCTACAATACCGAGTTGTCGTCGACAGGACAAATCATTGCAAAAAGACGGTCTTTCAACAGCGATATGTTGACGGTGAATTTGTCAACGGCATGATAGGGGTGATCCTACTTCTCTTTCGACTACCAGAACTCTTAGCCGCGATAGCACGTGGTGAGACGGTCTACATTTGCGAGGGCGAGAAGGACGTCATGCGTTTGGTCGGGCTGGGTCTTGTTGCCACGACAAACACCGGAGGTGCAGGCAAATGGCTCGCAGAGTACGCGCAGTACTTCGATGGTGCACGCGTGGTGATCGTTGGAGATATCGATGAAGTAGGCCGGCTTCACGTTCAACAGGTTATCGACTCGCTTCTTGCACACGGCAATCTTGCAAGTCTCCGCGTTGTTGATCTAACCACCTTGGGCAGGCCTTTGCCGCCCAAGGGGGACGTCTCCGACTTTCTGGATGCCGGTGGCAGCATACACGAGGTCACGATGGCCGCAGAAAGTGCCCCAGAGCTGGTCGTAGCAGAGGGTGAGGGCGTGGAACACCCAACAATTCACGTAGACAAGTTGCCAGCGCTGTTGAACCGCATTGTCTCGACTGAAGTTGATGTGCAAGACCAGTTAACGTTGCTACTGTCATGCCTGGTAACGCTTGGCTCATTCATGACAACCGTCACAATGATCGTTGCAGGACGGGCGCTGTTTCCAATGCTGTATCTCATGATCATCGGTGCAGCAGGGACAGGTAAGGGGCTTGCATCTATTAGCAGGGACTTGGTGTACGAAATACATAAGTCAAAGAAGGATGAGTACCGTAGACAATTGGCAACGTACGAGTATGAGAGGGATGCACATGCAGCGATGAAATCAAAAGACCCAGCTCCAAAACCGCCAGGTCAGTTGTCCTTAATCGTTCCGGGTAACAGTACCGCCCCTGTGATCTTGGAGGCTATGGGAAACAATCCTTCATCACTAACTCATGAGACAGAAGCGGACGTTTTGGCCACGATGTTAAAGGCTGACTATGGTGATCTATCTGGTGTTATGCGCCAGGCCTACTCCCACGAACCCGTAAGCTTTGGTCGTGCTCGTCTCAATGACATCCTTGAAGTTGCCGTACCAAGACTCGCTATCTGTATCTCTGGTACTCCCGGACAGGTTGCCTCCTTCTTCCGCGACAGTGAGAACGGACTGGTCAGTCGTTTCGCATTCCACGTTCTAACGAGACGTTCGAAGTACAAGGATCAATTCGATCGCACCCTCTGGAATGTTCAGTCAATCGGGAAGCAGTTCGCAGATCGCGTAAAGACTCTGTATGAAGAGATTCGCAATCCCGATAACACGAGCATTGAGGTGTGCTTGACAGATCAGCAACGTTCTACGCTCCGACCGCTGATGGAAGCTTCGGACGTGCTTGCTGAGGATGACGGTGATTCGCACACTGCAGCGGTACGCCGGAATCCCATCCTCATCGCACGCTTCGCCACGGTCTTAACGATTTCGCGATTCATTGCCGTGGACGGCGAAGATCACCTCACTGTTGATGCACTGTCTCACTTGGAACGTGGTCAGTTCTGCATCTACGTGAGTGATGACGACTTCGACACGGCCATTTCACTTGCCAGATACGCCTTGCAGACAGCTCATTCAATCGGTGGTCTGTTGCCCGAGAATACTCCGTCCGTGCTCAAGCGTTCTCAGCGGTGCGCACAGGCGTGGTACAACAGCCTCCCACAAGAGTTCGAGCGTAAAGACGCCGTCAATAGCGGTATGACCCACGGATTGAGTACTCGCACTGTTGATCGCAAGCTCAATGAGCCTGCTCTTTTCATTCGTACCCGGCCTGGTTTCTATTCCAAAACTGCCCATGGCAAGGTGGCAACATGA
- a CDS encoding adenylate/guanylate cyclase domain-containing protein: MSKKLKWRMDFTMEITGCDEEKGTFSFVLVPNRERYELREIDGKKLWYDRLDNLYLPENILQETAEFMLKTQPNIEPPLIGDSGSYVVGRRSEIRSSLTGISLANDASRDTSKEYLDKLIAADNEFVIMSVDLVGSTSMAVTQSTEHYVATVQTFLNELADLVPLFRGHILKFTGDGAIAYFPAPSFITKNDLAMDCACSILRLVQDGINPELKALGRAEIAVRIGMDSGSASVVTLGSVASTQQRDIIGPLVSLACKIQAKTPVGGIGVGEYTLRNLHTNWRKRFDEVRPKELDYTNPDTGSKYLIYTMPKL; this comes from the coding sequence GTGAGTAAGAAGTTGAAATGGCGTATGGATTTTACAATGGAGATTACGGGATGTGACGAGGAGAAGGGGACGTTCTCATTCGTTCTCGTACCTAATCGCGAACGCTATGAACTGCGAGAAATAGACGGAAAGAAGCTATGGTATGACCGACTCGACAATCTCTATCTACCAGAGAACATATTGCAGGAGACTGCTGAGTTCATGCTCAAAACGCAGCCAAACATTGAGCCACCGCTTATCGGAGATTCTGGTAGCTATGTTGTAGGGAGACGTAGCGAAATCCGTTCTTCTCTGACTGGAATATCATTAGCGAACGATGCGAGTAGAGACACTTCGAAAGAGTATCTCGATAAACTGATTGCGGCTGATAACGAATTCGTGATTATGTCTGTTGATCTCGTTGGATCGACGTCAATGGCTGTGACGCAATCAACCGAACACTACGTGGCAACTGTGCAAACGTTTCTGAATGAGCTGGCAGACCTTGTGCCACTCTTTCGTGGGCACATTCTGAAGTTTACAGGCGATGGTGCGATAGCCTACTTCCCAGCTCCGAGCTTCATAACAAAGAACGATCTCGCGATGGACTGTGCTTGTTCTATTCTTCGCTTGGTTCAAGACGGGATTAACCCTGAGCTGAAAGCCCTTGGAAGGGCAGAGATAGCAGTCAGAATTGGAATGGACTCGGGATCGGCATCTGTAGTTACCCTTGGCAGCGTGGCCTCTACACAGCAACGCGACATCATTGGGCCACTCGTTAGTCTTGCTTGCAAGATTCAGGCAAAGACTCCGGTCGGAGGAATCGGAGTAGGCGAGTATACACTCAGGAACCTACACACTAACTGGCGAAAGCGTTTTGACGAAGTCAGGCCGAAGGAGTTGGACTACACTAACCCCGATACTGGATCTAAGTATCTGATATATACTATGCCGAAGCTATGA
- a CDS encoding type I restriction-modification system subunit M: MTSIQQRAELQSRIWQIANNVRGAVDGWDFKQYVLGTLFYRFISENFASYIEGGDVSIRYPELADSVITRDIKDDAIKSKGYFIYPSQLFSNVAADANTNDSLNTHLATIFAAIESSANGYPSERDIKGLFADFDTTSNRLGNTVKDKNLRLAAVLKGVAELNFADFEGSNIDLFGDAYEFLISNYAANAGKSGGEFFTPQHVSKLIAQLAMHKQTSVNKIYDPACGSGSLLLQAKKHFDAHIIEDGFFGQEINHTTYNLARMNMFLHNINYDKFNVQLGNTLIEPHFGDDKPFDAIVSNPPYSVKWIGSGDPTLINDERFAPAGVLAPNSKADFAFVLHALSYLSSKGRAAIVCFPGIFYRGGAEQKIRQYLVDNNYVETVISLAPNLFYGTTIAVTILVLSKHKTDTTTQFIDASGLYKKDTNNNVLLDTHIEQIMAVFDSKANVDHFAKSIQFEMVAANDYNLSVSSYVDAKDNREVVNIGRLNDALKATVDKIDQLRANIDAFVVRFGEAGTESFIEKLLKGYEVSWTTIGDADFVDIANNARRPVKASLRKPGATPYYGANNIQDYVEGHTHDGEYVLIAEDGSASLENYSIQYATGKFWANNHVHVVRGKACLNTRFLYHYLHTVNFIPYLPNKDRSKLTKGDMIKIPIPLPCPNRPDKSLEIQAVIVRVLDTFAELNAQLSVELNARDKQNNFYRRALFGFPAPDVAT, from the coding sequence ATGACCAGCATTCAACAACGCGCCGAACTGCAAAGCCGAATATGGCAAATCGCCAACAATGTACGCGGCGCAGTCGATGGCTGGGATTTCAAGCAGTACGTGCTTGGCACGTTGTTCTACCGCTTCATCAGTGAGAACTTCGCCAGTTATATCGAAGGTGGTGACGTAAGTATCCGTTATCCCGAGTTGGCCGACAGCGTTATCACGCGGGACATCAAAGATGACGCCATCAAGTCCAAGGGCTACTTTATCTACCCCAGCCAGTTGTTTTCCAACGTGGCTGCCGACGCTAACACCAACGATAGCCTGAATACTCACCTGGCCACCATCTTCGCCGCCATTGAATCGTCCGCCAACGGTTACCCATCGGAGCGCGACATCAAAGGCCTCTTTGCCGATTTCGACACTACCAGCAACCGCCTTGGCAACACGGTGAAGGATAAAAATCTCCGCCTGGCCGCCGTACTCAAGGGTGTGGCCGAGCTGAACTTTGCCGATTTTGAAGGCAGCAACATCGACCTCTTCGGCGATGCCTACGAATTCCTCATCTCCAACTACGCGGCCAACGCTGGCAAATCCGGTGGCGAATTTTTCACACCGCAGCATGTCTCCAAGCTGATCGCCCAGCTCGCCATGCACAAGCAAACCAGCGTCAATAAGATTTACGACCCGGCCTGCGGCTCCGGCTCTCTGCTGTTGCAGGCCAAAAAGCACTTCGATGCGCACATCATCGAAGACGGATTCTTCGGGCAAGAAATCAACCACACCACGTACAACCTGGCGCGGATGAACATGTTCTTGCACAACATCAACTACGACAAATTCAACGTCCAGCTGGGCAACACACTAATCGAACCGCATTTCGGCGACGACAAGCCCTTTGACGCTATCGTCTCCAACCCGCCATATTCAGTGAAGTGGATCGGCTCGGGCGACCCCACGCTGATCAACGACGAACGCTTTGCCCCGGCGGGCGTGCTTGCACCCAATTCCAAAGCCGACTTTGCCTTTGTGCTGCACGCGCTCAGTTACCTCTCCAGCAAGGGCCGTGCCGCCATCGTCTGCTTCCCCGGCATCTTTTACCGGGGCGGTGCCGAGCAGAAAATCCGCCAATATCTTGTTGATAACAACTACGTCGAAACAGTGATCTCGCTGGCGCCCAACCTCTTCTACGGCACCACCATCGCCGTGACGATTCTGGTACTGTCAAAACACAAAACCGACACCACCACCCAGTTCATCGATGCCAGCGGGCTGTACAAGAAAGATACCAATAACAATGTGTTGTTGGACACGCACATCGAACAGATCATGGCGGTGTTCGACAGCAAGGCCAATGTCGATCACTTTGCTAAGTCCATTCAGTTCGAGATGGTGGCCGCCAACGACTACAACCTATCGGTTAGCAGCTACGTCGATGCCAAAGACAACCGCGAAGTGGTAAACATCGGAAGGCTCAATGATGCGCTAAAAGCGACGGTTGATAAAATCGATCAGCTGCGCGCCAATATTGACGCCTTTGTTGTGAGATTTGGAGAGGCAGGAACTGAGAGCTTTATTGAAAAGCTACTCAAAGGATATGAAGTCAGTTGGACTACAATAGGAGACGCTGATTTTGTTGATATTGCAAACAATGCTCGGAGGCCCGTAAAAGCATCTCTGCGTAAACCAGGAGCAACTCCATATTACGGTGCAAACAACATTCAAGACTATGTTGAAGGACATACCCACGATGGCGAGTACGTGCTGATAGCGGAGGACGGTTCGGCAAGTCTCGAGAATTACTCTATTCAATATGCAACCGGAAAGTTTTGGGCCAACAATCATGTCCATGTTGTTCGCGGAAAAGCATGTTTGAACACCAGATTCCTGTACCACTATTTACACACTGTTAACTTTATTCCGTACTTGCCAAACAAAGACAGATCAAAGCTAACTAAGGGAGACATGATAAAAATACCCATCCCTCTCCCTTGCCCTAATAGACCCGATAAGTCTCTTGAGATTCAAGCGGTGATTGTCAGAGTTCTGGACACATTTGCCGAGCTAAATGCCCAGCTTAGTGTCGAGCTTAATGCAAGAGATAAACAGAACAACTTCTATCGCCGTGCACTTTTTGGATTTCCTGCGCCAGATGTAGCGACATAA
- a CDS encoding anticodon nuclease produces the protein MGKTLNEIAQQLKDANKKVQLIYAFNGTGKTRLSRAFKDLIAPKSDAEGGQQSDLSQKKFLYYSAFTEDLFYWDNDLDGDAEPKLKIQPNSFTKWVLDEQGQDRNVTSTFQHYSDDKLSPTFSADFSEVTFSFERGNNVHEPNIKISKGEESSFIWSVFHSLIEQIISELNIAEVADRSTDVFNMLEYVFVDDPVSSLDENHLIELAVNLASLIKSSQSDLKFIVTTHSPLFYNVLFNELNGKACYMLERFEDGTFLLTEKHGDSNKSFSYHLHLKHTLEQAIVENKVEKYHFTLLRNLYEKTASFLGYPKWSELLPDDKQLYLNRVIQFTSHSTLSNETVVEPTQAEKATVKLLLEHLKNNYGFWPQEQQNV, from the coding sequence ATGGGCAAAACGCTGAACGAAATCGCACAGCAGCTAAAGGATGCCAACAAGAAGGTGCAACTAATATATGCCTTTAACGGCACGGGCAAGACGCGTCTGTCGCGGGCATTCAAAGATTTGATTGCCCCAAAATCCGATGCTGAAGGTGGGCAGCAGTCAGATTTGTCGCAAAAGAAATTCCTCTACTACAGCGCGTTTACCGAAGATTTGTTCTATTGGGATAATGATCTGGATGGTGATGCCGAGCCCAAGCTGAAAATCCAGCCCAACTCATTCACCAAATGGGTGCTTGACGAGCAAGGCCAAGACCGAAATGTGACCTCTACTTTTCAGCACTACTCCGATGACAAATTGTCACCGACTTTCAGTGCTGACTTTTCCGAAGTCACGTTCTCATTCGAACGTGGTAACAATGTGCATGAACCCAACATAAAGATTTCCAAGGGCGAGGAAAGCAGCTTCATTTGGAGCGTGTTTCATTCGCTGATTGAGCAGATTATATCCGAGCTGAATATCGCAGAGGTTGCAGATCGGTCTACTGATGTTTTCAATATGTTGGAATACGTTTTCGTTGATGATCCAGTCAGTTCGCTGGATGAGAATCATCTGATCGAGTTAGCGGTTAATCTGGCGAGCCTGATCAAGTCCAGCCAATCTGATCTGAAGTTCATTGTCACGACGCACAGCCCTTTGTTCTACAACGTGCTTTTCAATGAGTTGAACGGCAAAGCTTGTTACATGCTGGAGCGCTTTGAAGATGGCACCTTTCTGCTCACTGAAAAGCATGGCGATTCCAACAAGAGTTTCTCCTATCACCTGCATTTGAAGCACACCCTCGAACAGGCGATTGTCGAAAACAAGGTTGAGAAGTACCACTTCACCTTGCTGCGCAATCTGTACGAGAAAACGGCCAGCTTCCTGGGTTACCCGAAATGGTCGGAGCTTTTACCCGATGACAAGCAGCTCTACCTGAACAGAGTCATCCAATTCACCAGCCACAGCACGCTATCCAACGAAACCGTTGTAGAGCCAACGCAGGCTGAGAAGGCGACGGTTAAATTGTTGCTGGAACATTTGAAGAACAACTATGGCTTCTGGCCACAGGAGCAACAAAATGTCTGA
- a CDS encoding type I restriction endonuclease subunit R, with amino-acid sequence MSDYSKTIAESNNFIVLDKYTQEWKIAESYQSEGDLEREFIQDLQNQGYEYLPSLNTPETLRANVRLQLQVLNNVQFADGEWLRFVETFLDKPSDGVAEKTRKIHEDYIHDFVFDDGRIQNIYLLDKKNIARNKVQVIRQFEQTGSHTNRYDVTILVNGLPLVQVELKKRGVAIREAFNQVHRYSKESFSSNNSLFKYLQLFVISNGTDSRYFANTTQRDKNSFDFTMNWAKADNSLIKDLKDFTATFFEKQTLLSVLLHYSVCDVSNTLLVMRPYQIAATERILWKINCAYQAKDWSKIEGGGFIWHTTGSGKTLTSFKAARLATELDFIDKVFFVVDRKDLDYQTMREYQHFSPNSVNGSDSTAGLKRNLEKDDNKIVVTTIQKLNNLMKNEVDLPIYGKQVVFIFDECHRSQFGEAQKNLKKKFKKFYQFGFTGTPIFPENALGAETTASVFGRELHSYVITDAIRDEKVLKFKVDYNDVRPQFKAIETEQDEKELSAAENKQALLHPDRIREITQYILNNFRQKTHRLQAGNKGFNAMFAVSSVDAAKLYYESFRELQKGSDKPLRVATIFSFAANEEQDALGDIQDESFDVSAMSSSAKEFLSAAIADYNALFKTNFSVDSNGFQSYYRDLAKQVKAREVDLLIVVGMFLTGFDAPTLNTLFVDKNLRYHGLMQAYSRTNRIYDATKTFGNVVTFRDQEQATIHAITLFGDKNTKNVVLEKSYKEYMEGFTDVVTGEARRGYVEVVKELETRFPDPAVIEKEADKKAFAKLFGEYLRVENVLQNYDEFASLKELQSVDLSDPAAVEAFKAKHYLTDNDLSALQTIEVPAERKIQDYRSTYNDVRDWLRREKAGAEKDKSTIDWDDVVFEVDLLKSQEINLDYILELIFEHNKKIKSKSDLVDEVRRLIRGSLGNRAKESLLVDFINQNDLDQIGDKASVIDAFFTFAQAEQQREAQELIAAENLNVEAARRYLTSSLKREFASENGTELNALLPKMSPLNPKYLTMKQSVFQKIAAFVEKFKGVGGEV; translated from the coding sequence ATGTCTGACTACTCTAAGACGATTGCTGAGTCCAACAACTTTATCGTTCTCGATAAATACACCCAGGAATGGAAGATCGCAGAAAGCTACCAGAGCGAAGGCGATCTTGAGCGCGAGTTCATTCAGGACTTGCAGAATCAGGGCTATGAATACTTGCCCAGTCTGAACACACCCGAAACCTTGCGCGCGAATGTGCGCTTGCAGCTGCAAGTACTCAACAACGTGCAGTTTGCTGACGGAGAATGGTTGCGCTTTGTGGAGACCTTTCTGGACAAACCCAGCGATGGCGTCGCTGAGAAGACCCGCAAGATTCACGAAGACTACATACACGACTTCGTTTTTGACGACGGGCGCATCCAGAACATTTACTTGCTCGACAAGAAAAACATCGCTCGCAACAAGGTGCAGGTGATCAGGCAGTTTGAGCAAACAGGCAGCCACACTAATCGCTACGACGTGACGATTTTGGTCAATGGTCTGCCGCTGGTACAGGTAGAACTTAAGAAGCGCGGCGTGGCGATTCGTGAGGCCTTTAACCAGGTTCATCGCTACAGCAAGGAGAGTTTTAGTAGCAATAATTCATTGTTCAAGTATCTTCAGCTGTTTGTGATCTCTAACGGCACCGACAGCCGCTACTTCGCCAACACTACTCAGCGCGACAAGAACAGCTTCGACTTCACCATGAATTGGGCGAAGGCAGACAACAGCCTGATCAAGGATCTGAAGGACTTCACCGCCACCTTCTTCGAGAAGCAAACCCTGCTCAGTGTGCTGCTGCACTACTCTGTGTGTGATGTCAGCAATACACTGCTGGTAATGCGCCCGTACCAGATTGCCGCCACGGAGCGTATTCTATGGAAGATCAACTGCGCTTATCAGGCAAAGGACTGGAGCAAGATTGAGGGTGGTGGTTTCATCTGGCACACCACTGGTTCAGGTAAGACCCTCACCAGTTTCAAGGCAGCGCGCTTGGCTACCGAGCTGGACTTCATTGACAAGGTGTTCTTCGTGGTGGACCGCAAGGATCTGGATTACCAGACCATGAGGGAATATCAGCACTTTTCACCCAACAGCGTGAATGGCTCCGATAGTACCGCAGGACTAAAGCGCAACCTGGAGAAGGACGACAACAAGATCGTTGTCACTACCATCCAGAAGCTCAACAACCTGATGAAGAACGAAGTAGACCTACCGATCTACGGCAAGCAGGTAGTGTTCATTTTTGATGAGTGCCACCGCAGCCAATTTGGAGAGGCGCAAAAGAATCTAAAGAAGAAGTTCAAGAAGTTCTATCAGTTTGGTTTTACCGGAACACCGATCTTCCCAGAGAACGCGCTTGGAGCAGAGACCACGGCCAGCGTGTTTGGGCGGGAACTGCATTCCTATGTGATCACCGATGCGATCCGTGACGAGAAGGTGCTGAAGTTTAAGGTGGATTACAACGATGTCCGCCCGCAGTTCAAAGCAATCGAGACGGAGCAGGATGAAAAGGAACTGAGCGCGGCAGAAAACAAGCAGGCCTTGTTACACCCCGACCGCATTCGCGAGATCACCCAGTACATCCTGAACAACTTTCGGCAAAAAACCCACCGCCTGCAAGCGGGCAACAAAGGGTTCAACGCCATGTTTGCAGTCAGCAGCGTGGACGCAGCCAAGCTATACTATGAGTCGTTCAGGGAGCTGCAGAAAGGCAGCGACAAGCCGTTGAGGGTGGCTACCATCTTCTCATTTGCAGCCAATGAAGAACAGGATGCACTCGGAGACATTCAGGACGAGAGCTTTGATGTGTCCGCCATGAGCAGTAGCGCTAAGGAGTTCTTGAGCGCGGCCATCGCGGATTACAACGCGCTGTTCAAGACCAATTTCAGCGTGGACAGTAATGGCTTCCAGAGTTACTACCGTGATCTGGCCAAGCAGGTCAAAGCCAGGGAAGTCGACCTGTTGATCGTGGTCGGCATGTTCCTGACCGGCTTCGATGCGCCCACACTGAACACCTTGTTTGTGGACAAGAACCTGCGCTACCACGGGCTGATGCAGGCATACTCGCGCACCAACCGCATCTATGATGCCACCAAGACCTTCGGCAACGTCGTCACCTTCCGTGATCAGGAGCAGGCGACCATACATGCCATCACCCTGTTTGGCGACAAGAACACCAAGAATGTGGTGCTTGAGAAGAGCTACAAGGAATACATGGAAGGCTTCACCGATGTGGTCACTGGTGAAGCGCGGCGTGGATATGTCGAGGTGGTGAAGGAGCTGGAAACGCGCTTCCCCGACCCCGCCGTCATTGAGAAGGAGGCCGACAAAAAAGCTTTCGCAAAGCTGTTCGGCGAGTATCTGCGCGTAGAGAACGTGCTACAAAACTATGACGAGTTCGCCAGCTTGAAAGAACTGCAAAGCGTCGACCTGAGCGACCCGGCAGCAGTGGAAGCGTTCAAGGCCAAGCACTATTTGACCGATAACGATCTGAGCGCACTGCAAACCATCGAAGTACCTGCTGAGCGCAAGATTCAGGATTACCGCTCGACCTATAACGATGTGCGCGACTGGCTGCGTCGCGAAAAAGCGGGAGCTGAGAAGGACAAGTCCACCATCGACTGGGATGACGTGGTCTTTGAGGTGGATCTGCTCAAATCACAGGAAATTAATCTGGATTACATTCTGGAGCTTATTTTCGAGCATAACAAGAAGATCAAGAGCAAGTCAGACCTTGTCGATGAGGTGCGCCGATTGATACGCGGGAGCCTTGGCAACCGCGCCAAAGAGAGCTTGTTGGTAGACTTCATCAATCAAAACGATCTCGACCAGATTGGTGACAAAGCGAGTGTGATTGACGCCTTCTTCACTTTTGCCCAAGCCGAACAACAGCGCGAGGCGCAAGAGTTGATCGCTGCCGAGAACCTGAATGTAGAAGCTGCGCGACGCTATCTTACCTCTTCGCTTAAGCGGGAGTTTGCCAGTGAAAACGGCACGGAACTGAACGCCCTCCTGCCCAAGATGAGTCCGCTGAATCCGAAGTACCTTACGATGAAGCAAAGCGTCTTCCAGAAGATCGCCGCTTTTGTCGAAAAGTTCAAAGGCGTGGGAGGGGAAGTATAA
- a CDS encoding DUF4411 family protein, translating to MIYLLDANVLIEAKNRYYSFDVCPGFWDWLQRENTSGNVLSIEAVATELVDPDAAKWVRDNRGFFVPSDDSMVSGIAAWIQNQTRFKEAERTKFLRGADARLISHAALNGATVVTKETAEPQSSRVKIPDVCRAFNVECIDTFKALHQLNAKFVLA from the coding sequence ATGATTTATTTACTTGATGCGAATGTCCTTATTGAGGCAAAGAACAGGTACTATTCATTTGACGTTTGTCCTGGATTTTGGGACTGGTTGCAGCGTGAGAATACGAGCGGGAATGTTCTTAGCATAGAAGCTGTTGCCACTGAATTAGTAGATCCAGATGCTGCAAAATGGGTGCGCGATAATCGTGGATTCTTCGTGCCATCAGATGACTCTATGGTCAGTGGTATTGCCGCATGGATTCAGAATCAGACTCGCTTTAAGGAGGCCGAGAGAACGAAATTCCTCAGAGGGGCGGATGCAAGGTTGATCTCACATGCTGCATTAAATGGCGCTACAGTAGTCACTAAAGAGACAGCCGAGCCCCAATCAAGTAGAGTGAAGATACCGGACGTTTGTCGCGCGTTCAACGTAGAATGCATCGACACCTTCAAGGCGCTTCATCAGCTAAATGCAAAGTTTGTTCTCGCCTGA